A single Chloroflexota bacterium DNA region contains:
- a CDS encoding DUF881 domain-containing protein, with protein sequence MGKTTLSKGTIILTLFGLLLGLLLSAQWQARPPSVAISAQPRPEVMSTIQRLETEQAELKKQITQLRAQITAQQQQAATEKETLSEIRQALERERMAAGMVAVKGPGLRITLDDSASKTIPANEDPSLYLVHEYDLRDVVNLFWSAGAEVISLNGERMVAITSIYCVGSTIMVNNTRLSPPYDLLAIGDAEAMESALNDSANLKTLKTRAKVYGVQFKASRARELNIPAYNGSIVLNYVRLSSRR encoded by the coding sequence GTGGGTAAAACGACGTTAAGCAAAGGGACCATTATCCTCACCCTGTTTGGCTTGTTGCTGGGCTTGCTCCTGAGTGCCCAGTGGCAGGCGCGGCCGCCCAGCGTGGCCATATCTGCTCAGCCTCGACCAGAGGTGATGAGCACCATACAACGTCTTGAGACGGAGCAGGCTGAGCTAAAGAAGCAGATCACCCAGCTGCGGGCCCAAATCACTGCCCAGCAGCAACAAGCCGCAACCGAGAAGGAAACCCTCAGCGAAATTCGACAAGCCTTGGAGAGGGAGCGGATGGCGGCTGGAATGGTCGCTGTGAAGGGGCCAGGCTTGAGGATCACGCTGGACGATAGTGCTAGCAAGACTATACCGGCCAATGAGGATCCATCGCTCTACTTGGTACATGAATATGATCTGCGCGATGTCGTCAACCTCTTCTGGTCGGCAGGAGCCGAGGTGATTTCCCTGAATGGGGAGCGAATGGTGGCCATCACCTCTATCTATTGTGTGGGGAGCACCATTATGGTCAATAATACGAGACTTTCCCCACCCTATGATCTGCTGGCTATCGGTGATGCGGAGGCGATGGAGTCCGCCTTGAACGATTCAGCCAACCTGAAAACCCTGAAGACTAGGGCAAAGGTCTATGGGGTCCAATTCAAAGCATCTAGGGCGAGGGAGTTGAACATCCCAGCCTATAACGGCAGTATAGTGTTGAACTACGTCAGGTTGAGTAGCAGACGGTGA
- a CDS encoding TIGR01906 family membrane protein, translating into MGIMMKLGRIIFVLCLPLFLISSNVRWLALNQNYYEATQAKYAVSEHSGLSQWQISAANKALIAFFQTPSDTLPQQLQSNGLSPSFFKPREVAHLFDVRSLIYKIGDVQLVSALYLVLFLLVGYWVPRSQPIRRTASNLLLGSGVTVLTLLAVYVFSLIDFGGLFRQFHLLSFRNDYWLLDPNTDNLIKMFPEEFWMDAVRTLALLCSGESLALGGLAGGVLLWVKRR; encoded by the coding sequence ATGGGGATAATGATGAAATTGGGGAGGATCATCTTTGTGCTCTGCCTACCGCTCTTCCTGATCTCCAGCAATGTGCGTTGGCTAGCCCTGAACCAGAACTACTACGAGGCTACCCAGGCCAAATACGCTGTAAGCGAGCATAGCGGGCTCTCCCAGTGGCAGATAAGCGCCGCCAATAAGGCCCTGATCGCTTTCTTTCAAACCCCCTCAGATACCCTGCCCCAACAACTGCAGTCCAATGGCCTCAGTCCTTCTTTCTTTAAGCCCCGTGAGGTAGCTCATTTATTTGACGTTCGATCCCTAATCTATAAGATAGGCGATGTTCAGCTCGTCTCTGCTCTTTATCTCGTCCTTTTTCTCCTGGTTGGCTATTGGGTCCCTCGCTCCCAGCCCATCCGCCGGACGGCCAGCAACCTGCTCCTGGGTAGCGGGGTCACTGTTCTGACCCTCCTGGCCGTTTATGTCTTCTCCTTGATAGACTTTGGGGGATTGTTCCGACAATTCCATTTGCTCTCCTTTCGCAACGATTATTGGCTGCTCGATCCCAACACGGACAATTTGATCAAAATGTTTCCCGAGGAGTTCTGGATGGACGCTGTGCGAACATTGGCCCTGCTCTGCAGCGGTGAATCCCTAGCCCTCGGAGGGTTAGCTGGAGGAGTTCTCTTGTGGGTAAAACGACGTTAA
- a CDS encoding ComEA family DNA-binding protein, with amino-acid sequence MKLWLERYRGPLTLALVAILLISAGVWFIRRPTPVAIEIATPTKGPLSKEIKVYVTGAVKEPGVYVLRENERIEDALIAAGGVTEEADLAKINLAAKLRDELHIHVPKVAETSPSASAGAGAAALLDINTATAAELDTLPGIGPVTSQRIVGYRQQHGPFKSIDDLRSAKLVNEATFTKIKDLITVR; translated from the coding sequence ATGAAGCTATGGCTGGAGCGGTACCGTGGACCCTTAACCCTGGCCCTCGTGGCTATCCTCCTGATCAGCGCCGGGGTCTGGTTCATCCGTCGCCCAACCCCGGTCGCCATCGAGATTGCTACCCCAACAAAGGGGCCCCTAAGCAAGGAGATCAAGGTCTACGTCACCGGCGCGGTAAAGGAGCCCGGCGTCTACGTGCTGCGGGAAAATGAACGCATCGAAGACGCGCTCATCGCCGCTGGTGGCGTCACAGAGGAGGCTGACCTCGCTAAAATCAACCTGGCCGCCAAACTGCGTGACGAGCTCCACATCCACGTGCCCAAGGTTGCGGAAACCTCTCCATCAGCATCCGCTGGGGCCGGCGCTGCCGCTCTCCTCGATATCAATACAGCTACGGCTGCGGAGTTAGACACCCTGCCGGGCATCGGGCCGGTCACCAGCCAAAGGATTGTTGGCTATCGTCAGCAGCATGGCCCCTTTAAGAGCATCGATGACCTGAGAAGCGCCAAACTGGTTAACGAGGCCACCTTCACTAAGATCAAGGACCTTATTACTGTTCGCTGA